The Winogradskyella schleiferi genome has a window encoding:
- a CDS encoding pentapeptide repeat-containing protein codes for MKHFILALVALVQLSCATQNSSSNEDKSIKKIILSDEPVYVENKTIDEPIDFTSYFETHQISEGVYQVDIKSGVTFKKCVFKKPVSAFRKMDNGSIVLTSFQGNVTFIDCFFEEDVNFRGSSINGRIDFTGTTFDKSANFEELNCHENAFFNKCIFEGSLRFQNAFFNQKANFMSAEFYDSTSFQNSLFNSELQFSAAKFFKYTDFALIDCRGKVLFNYTEFRYKADFSHSIFVQDFDFVNTKNHTTSFNNCRFLGKVRFNNLEVISAFSLKDSYFMLDTPKIDIDSEKLMFSK; via the coding sequence ATGAAACATTTCATTTTGGCATTGGTTGCTTTGGTTCAATTATCTTGCGCAACCCAAAATTCTTCAAGCAACGAAGATAAAAGCATAAAAAAAATAATACTATCAGATGAGCCAGTTTACGTTGAGAATAAAACGATTGATGAGCCCATAGATTTTACGTCGTATTTTGAGACACATCAAATTAGTGAAGGTGTTTATCAAGTCGATATAAAATCGGGTGTTACGTTTAAAAAATGCGTTTTTAAAAAGCCAGTAAGTGCTTTTAGAAAAATGGACAATGGAAGTATTGTCTTAACTTCTTTTCAGGGAAACGTCACTTTTATTGATTGTTTTTTCGAAGAGGACGTGAATTTTAGAGGAAGTAGTATTAACGGTAGAATAGATTTTACAGGAACAACGTTTGATAAGAGTGCTAATTTTGAAGAATTAAATTGTCATGAAAATGCATTTTTCAATAAATGTATTTTTGAAGGATCCTTGCGGTTTCAAAATGCATTTTTTAATCAAAAGGCCAATTTTATGAGTGCTGAGTTTTATGACTCCACCAGTTTTCAAAATAGCTTGTTTAATTCCGAATTACAATTCAGTGCTGCGAAGTTTTTTAAATACACTGATTTCGCATTGATTGACTGCAGAGGTAAAGTGCTTTTTAATTATACTGAGTTTAGGTATAAAGCAGATTTTAGCCATTCTATATTTGTTCAGGATTTTGATTTTGTCAACACAAAGAACCATACGACGAGTTTTAACAACTGTAGATTCTTGGGAAAAGTAAGATTTAATAATTTGGAAGTTATATCCGCTTTTAGTTTAAAGGATAGTTACTTCATGTTGGACACTCCAAAAATTGATATTGATTCAGAAAAACTGATGTTTTCAAAATAA
- the xerA gene encoding site-specific tyrosine recombinase/integron integrase, whose amino-acid sequence MKWALALADYKHYLQIERGLSKNSIVNYSYDIKKLMLYVEEHQINASPISIDHTIVKDFIYSVSKSINPRSQARLISGLRNFFDYLIFENYRTTNPLDLIESPRIGRKLPDTLSIKDIDNLINAIDLSYQYNGVNLGERNRAIIETLYSCGLRVSELIELKISDLFFEEGFIKVTGKGDKQRFVPIGKSTQNYIKIWIDIRNHIEVHPDSKDVLFLNYKGKKLTRAMIFTIIKTLVDKTGLKKTVSPHTFRHSFATHLLENGADLRAIQMMLGHESITTTEIYMHVDRSHLSEVLNKFHPRK is encoded by the coding sequence ATGAAATGGGCACTAGCATTAGCAGATTATAAACACTATCTTCAAATAGAGCGTGGTTTATCTAAAAACTCCATTGTAAACTATAGCTATGACATCAAAAAACTAATGTTATATGTTGAAGAACATCAAATAAATGCATCTCCCATTTCCATTGATCATACCATTGTTAAAGATTTTATTTATTCAGTTTCCAAATCCATAAATCCAAGGTCACAAGCACGATTGATTTCTGGTTTGCGAAATTTTTTCGACTATCTCATTTTTGAAAACTACAGAACCACTAATCCACTGGATTTAATAGAGTCTCCGAGAATAGGAAGAAAATTACCTGATACATTATCTATAAAGGATATAGACAACTTAATTAATGCTATTGATTTAAGTTACCAATACAACGGTGTGAACCTTGGCGAACGAAACAGAGCTATTATTGAAACCTTATACAGTTGTGGTTTGCGTGTGAGTGAGCTTATAGAACTAAAAATATCGGATTTGTTTTTTGAAGAAGGTTTTATAAAAGTTACAGGCAAAGGAGATAAACAGCGTTTCGTGCCCATTGGAAAATCTACCCAAAACTACATAAAGATCTGGATCGACATTAGAAACCATATAGAAGTGCATCCCGATTCTAAAGATGTTCTTTTCTTAAATTACAAAGGTAAAAAACTGACACGCGCTATGATTTTTACCATCATAAAAACCTTAGTTGACAAAACTGGGCTTAAGAAAACCGTTTCGCCACATACCTTTAGGCATTCATTTGCGACACATTTACTGGAAAACGGTGCAGATCTGAGAGCTATACAAATGATGCTTGGCCATGAAAGCATAACAACAACAGAAATCTATATGCACGTCGATCGTTCTCATTTAAGTGAGGTGTTGAATAAATTTCATCCGAGGAAGTAG